GCACCGGATCGAGGCTGTATTGACCGAGCTAGTCAACGAATGCCACACGCATCAAGGCGATGTATCGTGCCCGCTCATCACCGCCTTGCATGACGGCTAAGTCATGTCTAGCACGTCGGTGTAGTGCTGCTGACTTCTGACATTCCGTGCACTTGCCTCCCTGAAGAGGAGGGGGCACGGTTGCCGAGTGTTTAAACCTTCCCTTCATATTGAGTTGCGCCCAGAGTAAATTTGGGGGTTTCGGTGCCGCTGCTTTATCGTTGACTACCAGCCTCCGATCGCTGATTTTTTACGCTATTGGTACTTTCGGAGGCGTTTCACACAAAACCCCTCTCTTGCAAAAAAGGTCTAAACTCGGGCAATCTGCCACGAGGCGCTGTGGAAGGTACTCCTCGTTGCCGATCCTCCGGTAGACTGGTTTTTTAAAGGATTTCTCGATGACGCATTTTGGTCTGCTTTGCCCCGCTTTGACGGGGCATCTCAATACGTTGCTACCCTTGGGACAAGCACTGCAAAAGCGCGGCCATCGCGTAACCCTTGTGGGTTTACTTGATGCCGAATCCCCAACGCTTGCCGCAGGTTTGGAATTTCGGCCTATTGGTGAAGCGGAAAGACCTGCGGGGGCCATGGCCGAGCTCACCGCGCAAGCGAGCACTTTAAATGGGCGGGCGGCGCTTCGCTATGCGGTCAAGGTCTTTCAACAAGACGCTGCCTTGCTCCTGCGGGAAGCCCCGGCAGTGATTAAAGCCGCGGGGATAGACGCGCTGCTGGTCGACCAAGTCTCGCGAGGAGGGGGTACGGTTGCCGAGTGTTTAAACCTTCCCTTCGTCACCCTCTGCAGCGCTCTGGTGCTCAATCGAGAGCCAACCATTCCGCCTTTTAATACCTCCTGGCACTATCATCCGGCCTGGTGGGCCCAGCTACGCAACCGACTCGGCTATGGGCTGCTCAGCCGCGTGACCCAACCCATCACTGAAGTCATGGCGGAATATCGCCGCGCGTGGAAATTACCCCCCCTTTCTCATCCCAATGATGCCTACTCGCCACTGGCGCAAATCAGTCAACAACCAGCTGAATTGGAATTTCCCCGGCAACAATTGCCTCCCTGGTTCCATTTCACGGGACCCTATCACGCTTCAGAAAGTCGGAAACCAGTGTCGTTCCCATAGGAAAAGTTGACAGGACAACCGCTGATTTACGCCTCCCTGGGCACGGTGCTCGGCCGCTTTAAGGGTATTTTTCAGCAAATTGCCGCCGCATGTGAGGAACTCGATGCCCAGTTGGTGATTTCTCTCGGCGGTTCAGCCCCTCCCGAAGCCTTGCCGACCCTACCGGGTGCGCCGCTGGTGGTCGGCTATGCACCCCAGTTAGAACTGCTCCAACGGGCCGCGCTGACGATCACCCACGCCGGCATGAACACCACCTTAGAATCCTTAAGCAATGGGGTACCCCTGGTCGCCATTCCCATTGCCAACGATCAGCCTGGCGTGGCGGCACGGGTAGCGTGGACCGGCGCGGGGGTTAGGGTTCCCCTGAAAGGTCTGCGTGTCCCCCGGCTGCGCCAGGCCATTGTCCAAGTGCTGACCCACGATTCTTACCGAAAACAAGCCCTCCGGCTCCAAGCAGCTATCCAGCGCGCAGGAGGGGCGGATCGGGCCGTGGAAATTATTATGCAGGCAGTTTCTACCGGCAAGCCTGTGCTAAGAGAAACCAACGCCCCAGGCATGGGCGGTTAGCGATGAAAAGAGGGATCGATTATAGATAGGGCCTTTCCCCCCTGGGGCGGATGACTTTCGCCGCCACGCTGCGAGGGTATTTACGTGGGGGGTCCGACCTCCAGGGGCTGTGATGGGCGTCAATCTGGCCGCGGCGCGGGGCCGCTTAGGGGGTCGGCGCAAATCCCTCAATCCCGACCAGCGGGCGCTGGTAGTTTCTCTCTGTAAACGACCGTCAGCTTAAGCAGACGGCTTTTTGCTAGGACTTACGCCATGCTGGACGGCCTGCAAACTCAGCCTTTTACAGCGGGTTTCCACCTGGCAATCCCGCAAGGCATCTTCGCCGGTTTACGCGTAGCCGTAGGGGGCAGGGCTCACAAGAGCGGCGGCGTGTTGCAGGTTGTGCCTGCCGACCTACTGGTTGCGACAGGACGGTTTAAACAACCTGCACCCAGGTGCTCATTTAATTTTAATACAAAACAAAGGAGGGTTCACGCTTCCTCTGCCAGCTACCTGCCCGCGCCGCTAGGCAGGCGGGAAGCAGGCAGTCTCCGCGTGATGAAATATTTATGAGTGTCATCTTCTGCCAAAAAATGTCACTATTTCTTTGCTTATTAGCTTGATGTTTAACGATAAACGTTATAAAATTTCTTCATGATCAAGTGCTTCCGCTGCAAAGAAACCCAACGGTTATTTGAAACTGGAAAATCCCGCCGGTGGCAAAACATCCGCGCGGTAGCCGAACGTAAGCTAGCCCAGATAAACGCTGCACGGGAACTGCGAGATCTCGCCTCCCCGCCAGGCAACCAACTGGAAGCCTTAGAAGGCGACCGCGCCGGACAATACGGTATTCGTATCAA
This sequence is a window from Nitrosococcus oceani ATCC 19707. Protein-coding genes within it:
- a CDS encoding glycosyltransferase; translation: MTGQPLIYASLGTVLGRFKGIFQQIAAACEELDAQLVISLGGSAPPEALPTLPGAPLVVGYAPQLELLQRAALTITHAGMNTTLESLSNGVPLVAIPIANDQPGVAARVAWTGAGVRVPLKGLRVPRLRQAIVQVLTHDSYRKQALRLQAAIQRAGGADRAVEIIMQAVSTGKPVLRETNAPGMGG
- a CDS encoding type II toxin-antitoxin system RelE/ParE family toxin, with the translated sequence MIKCFRCKETQRLFETGKSRRWQNIRAVAERKLAQINAARELRDLASPPGNQLEALEGDRAGQYGIRINKQWRVCFIWTDEGPEAVEIVDYH